The nucleotide window TCACTTTCGACACGGCGAGCGGTCTGCTGACCCTGGTTGCAGGTGCGCGATCGCATCACGAACGCCCGAGGCCGTATCACCCAGAGGTAACGTCCTCGGCGTTCAGCGACCGAACGCAAGGGAGACGCAATGCTGAGCAGCATCGGACCAGGAAACCTTATGACTGCGTTAGCCGGCGAGCTGGTAGCGGTCTTCCACGCTCATCCAGACGACGAAGTGTTCGCCACCGCAGCCGCTACTCATGGGCTGGCCGCCGCAGGCGCACAGGTCCAGCTGTTCATCGCGACCCGCGGAGAACTTCCCGAACAAAGTGCTGACCCCAGCCTCAACGAAGCATCGGCACGTAGCGCCAGGGAGCGCCGCCTGGATCAATCGTGCCAGTTGCTCGGCGTCAGCCGCTGGTCCTACCTCACCCGGCCAGGTCGCTGGATCGACACCACCGATCGGTCACGAACCTTGGCTGCCGCACCGATCCCCGATGTCGCGGCAGCCATCAGATCCGTAATCGATGACCTGCGACCGCAAATCGTCTGACGTTTGCGCGGACGGACTCACCGGACACCCCGATCACATCGCCATC belongs to Microlunatus elymi and includes:
- a CDS encoding PIG-L family deacetylase, encoding MLSSIGPGNLMTALAGELVAVFHAHPDDEVFATAAATHGLAAAGAQVQLFIATRGELPEQSADPSLNEASARSARERRLDQSCQLLGVSRWSYLTRPGRWIDTTDRSRTLAAAPIPDVAAAIRSVIDDLRPQIV